The following proteins are encoded in a genomic region of Arachis ipaensis cultivar K30076 chromosome B02, Araip1.1, whole genome shotgun sequence:
- the LOC110269205 gene encoding uncharacterized protein LOC110269205, with translation MARPDKNKCLGAEGAFKLVSEAWSFLSDKTNRLEYNQKRSSKGFQHNTSNHVASQSDTPSSNGYYNFKKDNMKAGNNNSLRSSFSVPPTHRRAETFWTICNRCRTHYEYMRIYLNHTLLCPNCNKAFVAVERGLTPNVFKSPNWSSRQQHQGSRHQSGSNNSNYQWSSQSRMAGFGGTDGSSSVAAQAASVVQQASEKVRRDRAP, from the coding sequence ATGGCACGCCCCGACAAAAACAAGTGTTTAGGTGCAGAAGGTGCATTCAAGCTGGTTTCCGAGGCATGGAGTTTTCTATCAGACAAGACCAATAGACTAGAATATAACCAAAAgaggagttcaaaaggttttcAACATAACACTTCAAACCATGTTGCATCTCAATCAGATACACCTAGTTCAAATGGTTATTATAATTTCAAGAAGGATAACATGAAAGCTGGAAATAATAACTCTCTGAGATCTTCATTTTCAGTTCCACCTACACACAGAAGAGCTGAAACCTTTTGGACTATCTGCAATCGATGCAGGACACATTATGAATATATGAGGATTTATTTGAATCATACCCTTTTGTGTCCCAATTGTAATAAAGCTTTTGTAGCTGTGGAGAGGGGTCTAACTCCCAATGTCTTTAAGTCACCAAATTGGTCTTCTCGACAACAGCATCAGGGTTCTCGACATCAATCTGGAAGTAATAACTCGAACTATCAGTGGAGTTCTCAATCGAGAATGGCTGGTTTTGGTGGCACAGATGGATCATCTTCTGTTGCTGCACAAGCTGCTAGTGTTGTGCAACAGGCAAGTGAGAAGGTGAGAAGAGACAGAGCACCATGA